A window of Natrinema versiforme contains these coding sequences:
- a CDS encoding ornithine cyclodeaminase family protein — MNTLLLDSDDVDEHAALAAVIDAVEEAFGAFERGTTQMPAKSYIDLPQYNGDFRSMPAYLDTGDWDAAGIKWVNVHPDNPEDHGLPTVLGTMIYSDPETAFPLAIMDGTTLTMKRTGAAAAVATDYLAVEDATTLGLVGAGVQSYTQLEAISEVRPIEEVVVSDPDEDRVRRFVESYEDRFDVRGGSISEAGHCDVLSTVTPVEDPIVGLEDVGEQTHINAIGADAAGKHELSDDLLGAARIVIDDHEQCTHSGEINVPYGEGALTDADIHGEIGELVVGAKAGRTEETGVSVFDSTGLAIQDVAAARVVYENARETDSGYDFGMIDTDQ; from the coding sequence ATGAACACGCTCCTTCTGGACAGCGACGACGTCGACGAGCACGCCGCGCTCGCGGCCGTCATCGACGCGGTCGAGGAGGCCTTCGGGGCCTTCGAGCGCGGGACCACGCAGATGCCCGCGAAATCGTACATCGACCTCCCACAGTACAACGGCGACTTCCGGTCGATGCCGGCGTACCTCGATACGGGCGACTGGGACGCCGCCGGGATCAAGTGGGTCAACGTCCACCCCGACAACCCCGAGGATCACGGGCTGCCGACCGTGCTGGGGACGATGATCTACTCCGACCCCGAGACCGCGTTCCCGCTTGCCATCATGGACGGGACGACGCTCACGATGAAACGAACGGGTGCCGCGGCGGCCGTCGCCACCGACTATCTGGCCGTCGAGGACGCCACGACGCTCGGACTCGTCGGAGCCGGGGTTCAGTCGTACACCCAACTCGAGGCGATCAGCGAGGTGCGGCCGATCGAGGAGGTCGTCGTCTCGGACCCCGACGAGGACCGCGTCCGGCGGTTCGTCGAGAGCTACGAGGACCGGTTCGACGTTCGCGGCGGCTCGATTTCGGAGGCGGGTCACTGCGACGTCTTGTCGACCGTGACGCCGGTCGAGGACCCGATCGTGGGACTCGAGGATGTCGGCGAGCAGACGCACATCAACGCGATCGGGGCCGACGCGGCGGGGAAACACGAACTGAGCGACGACCTACTGGGTGCGGCGCGGATCGTGATCGACGATCACGAGCAGTGTACTCACTCCGGCGAGATCAACGTCCCTTACGGCGAGGGGGCCCTGACCGACGCGGACATCCACGGCGAAATCGGCGAACTCGTCGTCGGTGCGAAAGCGGGTCGAACGGAGGAGACGGGCGTCTCCGTCTTCGACTCGACCGGGCTCGCCATTCAGGATGTCGCGGCCGCCCGCGTGGTCTACGAAAACGCTCGCGAGACCGATTCCGGATACGACTTCGGGATGATCGACACCGACCAGTAA
- a CDS encoding sugar porter family MFS transporter — MSTTHSGTTGSGRNSFVYVVAALAALNGLLFGFDTGVISGAMLYIRNTFELTTVFGVSMNASFVEGIVVSGAMIGAIVGAALGGRLADRLGRRRLILVGAVIFFVGSFIMAIAPTVEILIVGRIVDGIGVGFASVVGPLYISEISPPKIRGSLVSLNQLTITSGILIAYLVNYAFSSAQLWRWVGLGTVPEEVFASGGGWRWMLGLGMVPATVLFLGMLFMPESPRWLYEHGRESDAREVLATTRVESHVEDELREIKQTVRTESGTLQDLFEPWVRPMLIVGVGLAAFQQVTGINTVMYYAPTILESTGFADTASILATVGIGAVNVVMTVVAVFLMDRSGRRPLLLTGLAGMTVMLAVLGIVFYLPGLSGAIGWVATGSLMLYVAFFAIGLGPVFWLMISEIYPMEVRGTAMGVVTVVNWAGNLIVSLTFLRLVDGIGQTGTFWLYGVLSLFALVFCYRLVPETKGRSLEEIEADLRETAFGSETSERSPAVETDD; from the coding sequence ATGTCTACGACACACTCAGGAACGACCGGCAGCGGCCGGAATTCGTTCGTCTACGTCGTCGCGGCCTTGGCCGCACTCAACGGGTTACTGTTCGGATTCGACACCGGCGTTATCTCCGGCGCGATGTTGTACATCCGGAACACGTTCGAACTGACGACGGTGTTTGGCGTGTCGATGAACGCCTCGTTCGTCGAGGGGATCGTCGTCAGCGGCGCAATGATCGGTGCAATCGTCGGCGCGGCCCTCGGCGGTCGGCTCGCCGATCGGCTCGGTCGGCGACGGCTCATCCTCGTCGGTGCCGTCATCTTCTTCGTCGGGTCGTTCATCATGGCGATCGCCCCGACCGTCGAGATCCTGATCGTCGGTCGAATCGTCGACGGGATCGGCGTGGGCTTCGCGTCGGTCGTCGGACCGCTGTACATCTCGGAGATCTCACCGCCCAAGATCCGCGGCTCGCTGGTTTCGCTGAATCAACTGACGATCACCAGCGGTATCCTCATCGCCTACCTCGTGAACTACGCGTTTTCCAGCGCCCAACTGTGGCGCTGGGTCGGCCTCGGAACGGTCCCTGAGGAGGTGTTCGCAAGCGGCGGCGGGTGGCGCTGGATGCTCGGTCTCGGCATGGTCCCCGCGACCGTCCTGTTCCTCGGAATGCTGTTCATGCCGGAGAGTCCCCGGTGGCTCTACGAGCACGGACGCGAATCGGACGCCCGCGAGGTGCTGGCAACCACTCGCGTCGAGAGCCACGTCGAGGACGAACTCCGCGAGATCAAGCAGACGGTACGCACCGAGTCCGGGACGCTGCAGGACCTGTTCGAGCCGTGGGTGCGGCCGATGCTGATCGTCGGCGTCGGGCTCGCGGCGTTCCAGCAGGTCACCGGTATCAACACGGTCATGTACTACGCGCCGACGATCCTCGAGTCGACCGGCTTCGCTGACACCGCCTCGATCCTCGCGACCGTGGGAATCGGTGCCGTCAACGTCGTCATGACCGTCGTCGCAGTGTTCCTGATGGACCGCTCCGGCCGCCGTCCGCTGTTGCTGACCGGACTGGCCGGAATGACCGTCATGCTCGCCGTCCTCGGAATCGTGTTCTACCTGCCCGGCCTCTCGGGTGCGATCGGCTGGGTCGCGACCGGGAGCCTGATGCTGTACGTCGCCTTCTTCGCGATCGGACTCGGCCCGGTCTTCTGGCTAATGATCTCCGAGATCTACCCGATGGAGGTCCGCGGGACGGCGATGGGCGTCGTCACCGTCGTCAACTGGGCCGGCAACCTGATCGTCTCGCTGACCTTCCTCCGACTGGTCGACGGCATCGGCCAGACCGGCACGTTCTGGCTCTACGGCGTGCTCTCGCTGTTCGCGCTCGTCTTCTGTTACCGGCTCGTCCCCGAAACGAAAGGGCGGTCGCTCGAGGAAATCGAAGCCGACCTCCGCGAAACGGCGTTCGGTAGCGAGACCAGCGAACGGTCCCCCGCCGTCGAGACGGACGACTAA
- a CDS encoding YqjF family protein encodes MNAQRTDPFRWSFADGSSPKAPHVASMIWRDGLFVHWPVDPDDLRPHVPGQVTLETRDGRAWLSVLPFVLTNVGLRGTPSITRLAFPELNVRTYVRYRGDPGLFFFSIDIGNSLVATSVGRTTRLPVYRAKMRVGATEDNHVAFESERRSSESAGDTAARFAATYCPNGEVFTAEPNTLEHWLTARRRFYAPEADGVLTGEIAHDPWPLQPAAVTIHENTLFEANGLPTPTGDPVVHYADELSMTGSIPRRIGT; translated from the coding sequence ATGAACGCACAACGTACGGATCCCTTCCGATGGTCGTTCGCAGACGGGTCGTCGCCGAAAGCACCACACGTCGCCTCGATGATATGGCGAGACGGGTTGTTCGTCCACTGGCCGGTCGATCCCGACGACCTCCGGCCCCACGTCCCCGGACAGGTGACCCTCGAGACTCGAGACGGCCGCGCGTGGCTGAGCGTGCTCCCGTTCGTGCTCACGAACGTAGGGCTCCGGGGGACGCCGTCGATCACCCGGCTCGCCTTTCCCGAACTCAACGTCCGGACCTACGTCCGGTATCGCGGCGATCCCGGCCTGTTTTTCTTCAGCATCGACATCGGGAACTCGCTCGTCGCGACGAGCGTCGGTCGAACGACCAGATTACCCGTCTATCGCGCCAAGATGCGCGTCGGAGCCACCGAGGATAATCACGTCGCCTTCGAAAGCGAGCGCCGATCGAGTGAGTCGGCGGGCGATACCGCCGCCCGGTTCGCTGCGACCTACTGCCCGAACGGCGAGGTCTTCACCGCCGAGCCGAACACGCTCGAGCACTGGCTCACGGCTCGTCGCCGGTTCTACGCTCCGGAAGCCGACGGCGTCCTGACCGGCGAGATCGCCCACGATCCGTGGCCGCTCCAGCCGGCCGCGGTGACGATCCACGAGAACACGCTGTTCGAGGCCAACGGCCTGCCGACGCCGACCGGCGATCCGGTCGTCCACTACGCCGACGAACTGTCGATGACGGGCTCGATTCCGCGCCGAATCGGAACGTAA
- a CDS encoding bacteriorhodopsin, translating into MIPELQLYRFAFYAMAAATVGFLAWIARMPAGKRRYYLPAPIVTGTLALSNVGMSLELFRITTAGGQPIPMTRYIDYLVATVIMVVVAGRIAGATRRQLAAVSVLTVTWVGSTAVRYFIEGSLSTAAMGVTFASLGALMYLMIWPITTRSGQQSGERVLLFGKLRNLLLLLWVFYLVMGFVSRQGLGLLDAFGGIFVTAYIDALTRIGFGVLLLRATDAVDQVIAATESSDGDDGSDGVTLEKTDGTAVDPAD; encoded by the coding sequence ATGATCCCCGAACTCCAACTCTACCGCTTCGCGTTCTACGCGATGGCGGCTGCGACCGTCGGCTTCCTCGCGTGGATCGCCCGGATGCCGGCGGGGAAACGGCGGTACTACCTTCCGGCGCCGATCGTCACCGGGACGCTCGCGCTCTCGAACGTCGGGATGTCGCTCGAGCTGTTCCGAATCACGACGGCGGGAGGACAGCCGATTCCGATGACCCGATACATCGACTATCTGGTCGCGACGGTCATCATGGTCGTCGTCGCCGGCCGAATCGCCGGAGCCACCCGTCGGCAATTGGCCGCGGTCTCCGTCCTGACCGTGACGTGGGTCGGCTCGACGGCCGTCCGGTATTTCATCGAGGGGTCGTTGAGTACGGCCGCGATGGGCGTCACGTTCGCCTCGCTCGGGGCTCTCATGTACCTGATGATCTGGCCGATTACGACACGCTCCGGCCAGCAGAGCGGCGAACGAGTGCTCCTCTTCGGGAAGCTCCGGAACCTGCTCCTGTTGCTCTGGGTCTTCTACCTGGTCATGGGATTCGTCTCGCGGCAGGGACTGGGACTGCTCGACGCCTTCGGCGGAATCTTCGTCACGGCGTACATCGACGCCCTCACCCGGATCGGGTTCGGCGTCCTGTTACTCCGGGCAACCGACGCCGTCGATCAGGTGATCGCGGCGACCGAGTCGTCCGATGGAGACGACGGCTCGGACGGCGTCACCCTCGAGAAGACCGACGGGACCGCGGTCGATCCGGCGGACTGA
- a CDS encoding methyl-accepting chemotaxis protein translates to MALEDYLPDRLRETYSVKIGLIFLLVAVMTIAVSALFLGHVSGTVGPAAEDHFSDRTDDRSDVAANWLETTAETANGLAADATVRAGTDDEISDRLATAQSTRGDRIAEIHYLDGDGEIRASSADGAVDRNFFETAGVQGATDGPRTHDAVGSGDSVLSFVSSVEGEDERYVAVSAPTSAFASVLETDGDSRRTVVTNADGETIAAVGEEAPVGDDAVLAAVTPDSDGVATGTPDGSETEFAGTAATIDSGGESLTVTTYDTAAAVYGPQGTATSSVLALLLIFILHLGLVGVVLGGNISLNLRRLASKAERMGNGDLEVDLETDRIDEVGTLYGSFDSMRNSLMETLSDLEKERERAREAQQQTEKYNRKLEAEAERYSEVMSACADGDLENRLEPETDHEAMVSIAEAFNEMIADLEETVGQVKAISAEVARTSTEVQSSSDEIRRASEEVSSSVQEISDGSSKQAEDLSVATTEVKEMSATVEEVAAATSTIAEQTGQVGELATDGKRAAEETTAEMHAASERTEALAETIRSLDEEAEQIQEIVELIDEIAGQTNMLALNAAIESARSESASSESGGFQAVADEVKELAEQTQTAVEDVETMIESIQQRATKSATQIEETESTIGSATDRVDSLTDKLERIETEIEQVTAGVQEIDQATDEQASSAEELATIVQDVASVADETTSQAQQVAAAAEETTATITDVSDEATRLDERAADLADAVDEFTVAATPTGATTTPVGQGGDAR, encoded by the coding sequence ATGGCACTCGAGGACTATCTCCCTGATCGGCTCAGAGAAACGTACAGTGTAAAGATCGGTCTCATTTTCCTGCTGGTCGCCGTGATGACGATCGCCGTCTCCGCGCTCTTCTTGGGACACGTCTCGGGCACGGTCGGCCCGGCCGCGGAAGACCACTTCAGCGATCGCACCGACGACCGGAGCGACGTCGCAGCGAACTGGCTCGAGACGACGGCCGAAACGGCGAACGGGCTCGCCGCGGACGCGACCGTCCGAGCGGGAACGGACGACGAGATCAGCGATCGACTCGCGACGGCCCAGTCGACTCGCGGGGATCGGATCGCTGAAATTCACTATCTCGACGGCGACGGCGAGATACGCGCGAGCAGCGCGGACGGCGCGGTCGACAGGAACTTCTTCGAGACGGCCGGTGTGCAGGGCGCGACCGACGGCCCCCGCACCCACGACGCGGTCGGGAGCGGGGACTCGGTGCTCTCGTTCGTCTCGAGCGTCGAGGGCGAAGACGAGCGATACGTCGCCGTTTCGGCCCCCACGAGCGCGTTCGCGTCCGTTCTCGAGACCGACGGCGACTCGCGTCGAACGGTCGTCACGAACGCCGACGGCGAGACGATCGCGGCGGTCGGCGAGGAGGCCCCGGTCGGCGACGACGCCGTCCTCGCCGCGGTCACACCGGATTCGGACGGGGTCGCGACCGGCACCCCCGACGGCTCGGAGACGGAGTTCGCGGGGACGGCGGCGACGATCGACAGCGGCGGCGAGTCGCTGACGGTCACGACCTACGATACCGCGGCGGCCGTCTACGGGCCACAGGGGACCGCGACCTCGTCGGTGCTTGCACTACTGCTGATCTTCATCCTCCATCTCGGGCTCGTCGGCGTCGTTCTCGGCGGCAACATCTCGTTGAACCTCCGTCGGCTCGCGTCCAAGGCCGAGCGGATGGGGAACGGCGACCTCGAGGTCGACCTCGAGACGGACCGGATCGACGAGGTCGGGACGCTCTACGGCTCCTTCGACTCGATGCGGAACTCGCTCATGGAGACGCTCTCCGATCTCGAGAAGGAACGCGAACGCGCTCGCGAGGCCCAACAGCAGACCGAGAAGTACAACCGTAAACTCGAGGCCGAGGCCGAACGCTACAGCGAGGTCATGTCGGCGTGTGCCGACGGCGACCTCGAGAACCGCCTCGAGCCCGAGACGGACCACGAGGCGATGGTCTCGATCGCCGAGGCGTTCAACGAGATGATCGCCGATCTGGAGGAGACGGTCGGGCAGGTCAAGGCGATCTCGGCGGAGGTCGCCCGGACGAGTACCGAGGTCCAGAGCAGTTCCGACGAGATCCGACGAGCGAGCGAGGAGGTCAGTTCGTCGGTCCAGGAGATTTCGGACGGGTCCTCGAAGCAGGCCGAGGACCTGTCGGTCGCGACGACCGAGGTCAAGGAGATGTCGGCGACCGTCGAGGAGGTCGCTGCCGCGACGAGTACCATCGCCGAACAGACCGGACAGGTCGGCGAACTGGCCACGGACGGGAAGCGGGCGGCCGAGGAGACGACCGCGGAGATGCACGCGGCGAGCGAACGGACGGAAGCGCTCGCGGAGACGATCCGCTCGCTGGACGAGGAGGCCGAACAGATCCAAGAGATCGTCGAACTGATCGACGAGATCGCCGGCCAGACCAACATGCTCGCGTTGAACGCGGCCATCGAGTCCGCGCGATCCGAGAGCGCCTCGAGCGAGAGCGGTGGGTTCCAGGCCGTCGCCGACGAGGTCAAGGAACTCGCAGAGCAGACCCAGACGGCAGTCGAAGACGTCGAAACAATGATCGAATCGATACAGCAGCGGGCGACGAAGAGCGCGACGCAGATCGAGGAGACCGAATCGACGATCGGGTCGGCGACCGACCGGGTCGACTCCCTCACGGACAAACTCGAACGGATCGAGACGGAGATCGAACAGGTAACGGCCGGCGTCCAGGAGATCGATCAGGCGACCGACGAACAGGCCAGCTCCGCGGAGGAGTTGGCGACGATCGTCCAGGACGTCGCGAGCGTCGCCGACGAGACGACGTCGCAGGCCCAGCAGGTCGCGGCGGCCGCCGAGGAGACGACCGCGACGATTACGGACGTCTCCGACGAGGCGACCCGACTCGACGAGCGGGCCGCGGATCTGGCCGACGCCGTCGACGAGTTCACCGTCGCGGCGACGCCGACCGGTGCGACTACGACTCCCGTCGGACAGGGAGGTGACGCGCGATGA
- the leuS gene encoding leucine--tRNA ligase → MSDAGYDHATVERRWQEAWDDADVYRTPDDVEDPTYVLGMYPYPSGKLHMGHVRNYTITDAYARYRRMRGDDVLHPMGWDAFGLPAENAAKERDTNPRDWTIDCIETMTDQMESMGFGYDWDREITTCTPDYYQWNQWLFSRFHEEGLVERRDAEVNWCPHCETVLADEQVEGEAELCWRCDTPVEQRELEQWFLKITEYADELLEDIDDLEGWPNSVRQMQRNWIGRQEGTELEFSIDGYGSVEAFTTRVDTIHGATFFALAPDHPISEELAEEDADVRHFIEAEADPEGDEPNGVETGLTATNPVTGEEIPVYVADFVLSDVGTGALMAVPGHDERDHAFAEKHGIDIVPVIAPEPEGDEEPTAPDVAEGAYTEDGVLINSGEYDGLDSETARDRLTEDIDSAEWTEQYQLRDWGISRQRYWGTPIPVIHCDDCGPVMVPEEDLPVELPEFINTTGNPLDAAEEWKQTTCPDCGGDATRETDTMDTFVDSSWYFLRYVSPGLDEAPFDREQANDWMPVDQYVGGIEHAVMHLLYSRFFTKVLADHEGLEHREPFTNLLAQGMVQLEGEKMSKSKGNVVSPQRIVEEYGADTARLFMMQAAQPERDFDWSEEGVRSTYAFLDRLKGMVEGYIADEPDGDDDAIASYVDAEIDATIAIASGEYDELTFNKALRETQDLVRTLRQYAEYTDPHAETYERGLSAVVRLLSPVAPHLTEELYETLGNDGFVAEAEWPTAEVDRDYVAKRRRLVANTREDIRDIVEVAGIEDPNAIDVVIAPDWKYDALEIAIESDADNLIGELMQESHIRDQGDAAADYGQDLQAEREALSMTLGPEAEHAALESAAWLIEREFDAPVRVVRAEDADEDVLANAEPGRPAIEIDD, encoded by the coding sequence ATGAGCGACGCGGGATACGACCACGCGACGGTCGAACGGCGCTGGCAAGAGGCGTGGGACGATGCGGACGTCTATCGGACGCCCGACGACGTCGAGGATCCGACGTACGTCCTCGGGATGTACCCGTACCCCTCGGGCAAACTCCACATGGGTCACGTCCGTAATTACACCATTACGGACGCGTACGCCCGCTACCGCCGGATGCGCGGCGACGACGTCCTTCACCCGATGGGGTGGGACGCGTTCGGCCTCCCCGCTGAGAACGCGGCCAAAGAGCGCGACACGAACCCGCGCGACTGGACCATCGACTGCATCGAGACCATGACCGATCAGATGGAGTCGATGGGGTTTGGCTACGACTGGGACCGAGAGATCACCACCTGTACACCCGACTACTACCAGTGGAACCAGTGGCTCTTCTCCCGATTCCACGAGGAAGGGTTGGTCGAGCGCCGCGACGCCGAAGTCAACTGGTGTCCCCACTGCGAGACGGTGTTGGCAGACGAGCAGGTTGAGGGCGAAGCCGAACTCTGCTGGCGCTGTGACACCCCCGTCGAACAGCGCGAACTCGAGCAGTGGTTCCTGAAGATCACCGAGTACGCAGACGAGTTGCTCGAGGACATCGACGACTTGGAGGGGTGGCCCAACTCGGTGCGCCAGATGCAGCGCAACTGGATCGGCCGGCAGGAGGGGACGGAACTCGAGTTCAGCATCGACGGCTACGGTTCGGTCGAAGCCTTCACCACCCGCGTCGACACCATCCACGGCGCGACCTTCTTCGCGCTCGCACCCGACCACCCGATCAGCGAGGAGTTGGCGGAAGAAGACGCCGACGTTCGGCACTTCATCGAGGCGGAAGCCGACCCCGAGGGCGACGAGCCCAACGGCGTCGAGACGGGCCTGACCGCGACGAATCCCGTCACCGGCGAGGAAATTCCCGTCTACGTCGCGGACTTCGTCCTCTCGGACGTCGGGACCGGCGCGCTGATGGCCGTTCCCGGCCACGACGAGCGCGACCACGCGTTCGCCGAGAAACACGGTATCGACATCGTCCCCGTCATCGCCCCCGAACCCGAGGGCGACGAGGAGCCGACCGCACCCGACGTAGCGGAAGGCGCCTACACGGAAGACGGCGTCCTGATCAACTCCGGCGAGTACGACGGCCTCGACAGCGAGACCGCCCGCGATCGCCTGACCGAAGACATCGACAGCGCCGAGTGGACCGAGCAGTATCAGCTCCGCGACTGGGGAATTTCCCGCCAGCGCTACTGGGGAACGCCGATTCCGGTGATCCACTGCGACGACTGCGGTCCCGTGATGGTGCCCGAGGAAGACCTGCCGGTCGAACTGCCGGAGTTCATCAACACCACCGGGAATCCGCTGGACGCCGCCGAGGAGTGGAAGCAGACGACCTGTCCGGACTGCGGCGGCGATGCGACCCGCGAGACGGACACGATGGACACCTTCGTCGACTCCTCGTGGTACTTCCTGCGGTACGTCTCGCCCGGACTGGACGAGGCCCCGTTCGACCGCGAGCAGGCCAACGACTGGATGCCGGTCGACCAGTACGTCGGTGGCATCGAACACGCCGTGATGCACCTGCTGTACTCCCGCTTTTTCACGAAGGTCCTGGCGGACCACGAGGGACTCGAGCACCGCGAGCCGTTCACGAACCTGCTGGCACAGGGGATGGTCCAACTTGAGGGCGAGAAGATGTCCAAGTCGAAGGGCAACGTCGTCTCCCCCCAGCGGATCGTCGAGGAGTACGGCGCCGACACCGCACGGCTGTTCATGATGCAGGCCGCCCAGCCCGAGCGGGACTTCGACTGGAGCGAGGAGGGCGTTCGATCGACCTACGCCTTCCTCGACCGGTTGAAGGGGATGGTCGAGGGCTATATCGCCGACGAGCCCGACGGCGACGACGACGCGATCGCGAGCTACGTCGACGCAGAGATCGACGCGACGATCGCTATCGCCAGCGGCGAGTACGACGAGCTGACGTTCAACAAGGCGCTGCGCGAGACCCAGGATCTCGTTCGAACGCTCCGGCAGTACGCGGAGTACACCGACCCCCACGCCGAGACGTACGAGCGCGGGCTGTCGGCCGTCGTCCGACTGCTCTCGCCGGTCGCACCGCACCTCACCGAAGAACTCTACGAGACGCTCGGCAACGACGGGTTCGTCGCCGAGGCCGAGTGGCCGACCGCCGAGGTCGACCGCGACTACGTCGCCAAACGCCGTCGGCTGGTCGCGAACACCCGCGAGGACATCCGCGACATCGTCGAGGTCGCCGGGATCGAGGATCCGAACGCGATCGACGTCGTCATCGCGCCCGACTGGAAGTACGACGCCCTCGAGATCGCGATCGAGAGCGACGCCGACAACCTGATCGGCGAACTCATGCAGGAGTCACACATCCGCGACCAGGGCGACGCGGCCGCCGATTACGGACAGGACCTGCAGGCAGAGCGGGAAGCGCTCTCGATGACGCTCGGTCCGGAGGCCGAACACGCGGCCCTTGAGTCCGCCGCGTGGCTGATCGAACGCGAGTTCGACGCGCCGGTTCGCGTCGTCCGAGCCGAGGACGCCGACGAGGACGTGCTCGCGAACGCTGAGCCCGGTCGGCCAGCGATCGAGATCGACGACTGA
- a CDS encoding SDR family NAD(P)-dependent oxidoreductase, giving the protein MVADSTVFVTGASQGLGREIAVAFADAGANVVLAARSDGIHETADAIDAPERTLAVETDVTDTESVADAIDETVETFGGLDCLVNNAGIAGPTAPIEETTDGEWLETLDVNVVGIARVTRAAAPHLRESERGSVVNISSIGGKRPYANRTPYAASKMGVIGLTRALAAEFGDDGVTVNAICPGPVEGDRIRGVFERQAEEADVPVEAVEDEVLESLMIDDLVPPEEVAEVAVHLASSASQHVTGQDINVSSGGAWY; this is encoded by the coding sequence ATGGTAGCAGATTCCACTGTCTTCGTCACGGGAGCGAGTCAGGGTCTCGGCCGCGAAATCGCCGTCGCGTTCGCCGATGCGGGCGCGAACGTCGTTCTCGCAGCCCGGAGCGACGGCATCCACGAAACCGCGGACGCGATCGACGCGCCCGAGCGGACGCTGGCCGTCGAGACCGACGTAACCGATACCGAATCGGTCGCCGACGCTATCGACGAGACCGTCGAGACCTTCGGCGGACTGGACTGTCTCGTGAACAACGCGGGGATCGCCGGCCCGACCGCGCCGATCGAGGAAACGACCGACGGCGAGTGGCTCGAGACGCTGGACGTCAACGTCGTCGGGATCGCCCGCGTTACGCGCGCGGCGGCACCACACCTGCGCGAGTCAGAGCGGGGGAGCGTCGTCAACATCTCCTCGATCGGCGGTAAGCGACCGTACGCGAACCGGACGCCCTACGCCGCCTCGAAGATGGGCGTGATCGGGCTGACCCGGGCGCTGGCCGCCGAGTTCGGCGACGACGGCGTCACCGTCAACGCAATCTGTCCCGGCCCGGTCGAGGGCGATCGGATCCGGGGCGTCTTCGAGCGACAGGCCGAGGAAGCGGATGTCCCCGTCGAGGCCGTCGAGGACGAGGTGCTCGAGAGTCTCATGATCGACGATCTCGTCCCGCCCGAGGAAGTAGCCGAGGTGGCCGTCCACCTCGCGAGTTCGGCATCGCAACACGTCACCGGACAGGATATCAACGTCTCCTCGGGCGGGGCGTGGTACTAG
- a CDS encoding Hsp20/alpha crystallin family protein, which translates to MRRNPFDNIEEMLDRVSRQVEEGMTAGGLQVPGSVPVDVADTDEEYVVTADLPGYETDDIELTLSNGTLRLEANRTDADDYAEGRYIRRERTETSASRRIRLPEPVDEEEVAAGFENGVLTVRLPKVSSGEDSRQIDIE; encoded by the coding sequence ATGCGACGCAATCCGTTCGACAACATCGAGGAAATGCTCGACCGCGTCAGCCGTCAGGTCGAGGAGGGAATGACCGCCGGTGGCCTGCAGGTCCCCGGGTCGGTCCCGGTCGACGTCGCCGACACGGACGAGGAGTACGTCGTCACGGCCGACCTGCCCGGCTACGAGACCGACGACATCGAACTGACGCTGTCGAACGGCACGCTCCGCCTCGAGGCCAACCGGACCGACGCGGACGACTACGCCGAGGGGCGCTATATCCGGCGCGAGCGGACCGAAACCTCGGCGAGCCGGCGGATCCGCCTCCCGGAACCGGTCGACGAGGAGGAAGTCGCAGCCGGCTTCGAGAACGGCGTGTTGACGGTGCGGCTACCGAAGGTGTCGAGCGGTGAGGACTCGCGACAGATCGACATCGAGTAG
- a CDS encoding peroxiredoxin, translating to MVLAAGDDAPTVTAPNQDGDAVSPDFEEPTVLYFYPRDDTPGCTIEANQFQRERETYLDAGVDVYGVSTDDVDSHRSFCDSEGLEFDLLADPDGEVAEAFDVELRDGATARTTFLLADGEVKAVYEGVDPDGHAREVLLDALEDGLVTLPE from the coding sequence ATGGTACTCGCTGCGGGCGACGACGCGCCGACCGTGACCGCGCCGAATCAGGACGGCGACGCCGTCAGCCCCGACTTCGAGGAGCCGACGGTCCTCTACTTCTATCCGCGGGACGACACGCCCGGCTGTACGATCGAGGCGAACCAGTTCCAGCGCGAGCGCGAGACGTATCTGGACGCCGGCGTCGACGTCTACGGCGTCTCGACGGACGACGTCGACTCCCATCGGTCCTTCTGTGACTCGGAGGGCCTCGAGTTCGACCTGCTCGCGGACCCCGACGGGGAGGTCGCCGAGGCCTTCGACGTCGAACTGCGAGACGGCGCGACCGCGCGGACGACGTTCCTGCTGGCCGACGGCGAGGTCAAAGCCGTCTACGAGGGCGTCGATCCGGACGGCCACGCGCGCGAGGTCTTGCTCGATGCGCTCGAGGACGGCCTCGTGACCCTCCCCGAGTAG